The Sulfurihydrogenibium sp. YO3AOP1 genome has a window encoding:
- a CDS encoding Mrp/NBP35 family ATP-binding protein: MALQGVMDVLKKTTLEEIGISFSLADLLKDLKIEGDDVYLVIFSPSERYHQFLREKIEKALKSIGAKNVNVEFSDQPPQRQQQQPPPPPPQANPFETRRRIPNVNKVILVASGKGGVGKSTVAVNLASALKKLGYNVGYLDADMYGPSGPTMFGAKDKKVMARQTPEGDKIIAPEAHGVKIMSIGFLLPSEDTPVIWRGPVLFKALTQFLFDIDWGEEGLDYLVIDLPPGTGDVQITIGQTAEVDGAIIVTTPQDVALIDVKKGIQMFKEVQIPIIGVVENMSYFVCPDSGKAYEIFGKSKTGELLKNYGVELLGKIPIEPKVAEFSDLGIPIVFAKEDSQSAQEFINIAKKVVEKLNK, encoded by the coding sequence ATGGCTCTACAAGGTGTAATGGATGTATTAAAAAAGACTACTTTAGAAGAAATTGGCATTAGTTTTTCTTTAGCTGATTTATTAAAGGATTTAAAAATAGAAGGAGATGATGTATATTTAGTTATTTTCTCTCCAAGTGAAAGATATCATCAATTTTTAAGAGAAAAGATAGAAAAAGCATTAAAATCTATTGGTGCAAAAAATGTTAACGTTGAGTTTTCAGACCAACCACCTCAAAGACAACAACAGCAACCACCACCTCCACCACCACAAGCTAATCCTTTTGAAACAAGAAGAAGAATTCCAAATGTTAATAAAGTTATACTGGTAGCCTCTGGAAAAGGTGGCGTTGGAAAGTCAACTGTTGCAGTTAATTTAGCATCTGCATTAAAAAAACTTGGTTATAACGTAGGTTATTTAGATGCTGATATGTATGGTCCAAGTGGTCCAACCATGTTTGGAGCTAAAGATAAAAAAGTTATGGCAAGACAAACTCCAGAAGGAGATAAAATCATTGCACCTGAAGCTCACGGCGTAAAAATTATGTCTATTGGATTTTTATTACCGTCAGAAGATACACCTGTAATTTGGAGAGGTCCAGTATTATTTAAAGCTTTAACACAGTTTTTATTTGATATTGATTGGGGAGAAGAAGGACTTGATTACTTAGTTATAGATTTACCACCGGGAACAGGAGATGTTCAAATAACCATAGGACAAACGGCAGAAGTAGATGGAGCTATTATTGTAACTACACCTCAAGACGTAGCATTGATTGACGTTAAAAAAGGTATACAAATGTTTAAAGAAGTTCAGATTCCAATAATTGGTGTGGTAGAAAATATGAGCTATTTTGTGTGTCCAGACAGTGGTAAAGCTTATGAAATATTTGGAAAAAGCAAAACGGGAGAATTGTTAAAAAATTACGGTGTGGAACTGCTTGGGAAAATACCAATAGAGCCAAAAGTTGCAGAGTTTTCAGACTTAGGAATACCAATAGTATTTGCTAAGGAGGATTCACAATCAGCACAAGAATTTATAAATATTGCTAAAAAAGTTGTAGAAAAGCTTAATAAATAG